The Pseudonocardia broussonetiae DNA segment CCTCGCGCCCACGCCGGGCAGCGCCCCGTTCTACCGGCGCGCCGGGTCGCCCCCGCGGGCGAGACGCTGCTGGTACTGGGCCCGGAGTCCGCGGCGCCCGCCGAGGGGCGCGACCGCGGTCAGTAGGCTGGGCCCATGGCCCGAGTGAAGGCGGGGGAGGCGGCGAACCCCGCCCCACCCACGGTGCAGCGGATCCGCATCCGGTTCGCGAAGCGCGGGCGGCTGCGGTTCCTGTCCCACCGCGACGTCGCGCGCTCGGTCGAGCGGGCCGTGCGCCGCGCCGGCGTCCCCGTCGCGCACTCCCACGGCTTCAGCCCGCACCCGCGGCTGTCCTGGGTCGGCGCCGCCCCCACCGGCACGGCCAGCGAGGCCGAGTACCTGGAGATCGGGCTGACCTCGCCCGTCGAGCCCGCGGCGCTGGTCTCCGCGCTGGACGCCGCGCTGCCCGACGGCCTCGACATCCTCGACGCCGTGGTCGCCGAGGCCCCGTCGCTGCCCGACCGGATCGACGCGAGCCGCTGGGTCGTCGAGCTGCCCGGCGTCGACCCCGCCGAGCTGCGCGCCGCGGTCGACGCGCTGCTCGCGCTGGAGACGCTCGTCGTCGACCGCGTGATGCCCTCGGGACGTCGCCAGATCGACGTCCGGGCCGCCGTCGCCTCGGCCTCGGTCGACGTGACGTCGGACGACTCTCGCGCGAGCACGACCGGGGGAGCCGGAGTCTGTGCGATACTGACCGCGGTCGTGCGGCAGACGACACCCGCCGTTCGGCCCGACGACGTGTTGGGTGCACTCGACGTTGTCGCAGGCCTCAGGCCTCCGGTCCCCGCGAAGGCGACCCGGATGGCTCAGGGACTGCTCGACGACCGGGGTGACCTCGCCGATCCGCTCGGTCCGCCCCGGGTCACCACCCAGGCCTGAGCGGCCCGGACGCCCACGCCGCCGAGCAGACCAGGATTGCTGCCCGCGCACCGCGCGGGGAGAGACGCACGTGGCCCCTGAGCGGCCGCCCCCCTCACCGGAGGCGCCCGGGGGCGGAGGAGCTCGATGTCTGACAACGCAGTACCCGAACTGCCCGAACTGCCCGACAAGATGCGGGTGCACGCGCTCGCCCGGCTGCTGGGCCGCACCAGCAAGGAGGTCCTGGCCGCACTGGCCGACCTCGAGATCGCGGCGCGCAGCCCCCAGTCGAGCATCGACCGCAAGGCCGCCGAGCAGGTGGTGTCGGCGCTGCAGCCCGCCGCGCCGGTGGCCGAGTCGCCGGTGGCCGAGGCCCCGGTGGTCGAGGCGCCTGCGCCCGTCCTCGAGGAGCCGGCCGCCGAGGCCCCCGCCGAGGCCCCCGCCGACGCCCCGGCGCCCCGGGCCCGCCGCCGCCGCGCCACGCGGGCGGCCGGCGCCACCACGGCGCCCGGGGAGCCGGCCACCGCCGAGCCGGCCTCCGCCGCTGCGCCGCCCGCCGACACGACGCCCGCCGAGCAGGCCCCCGCGGACCCGGGCCAGGCCTCCGTCGACGCCGCCCTCTCCGAGCTCTCCCTCTCCGACCTCGCCGACGCCGTCCCCGCCGCGTCCGGCGTGCCGGTGCCCGGCGTCGCCGTGCCGTTCGGCGCCGACGAGCCCGCCCCCTCCGCCACGGCCGAGCCCTCCGCGCTCGCGCCGCTGTTCGCGCCGCCCGCGCCGCTGTTCCAGGCCCCGTCGCGGCCCACGCGCACCCGCCGCCGCGCGGTCGTGGAGGAGCCCGCCGAGGAGGCGGCCCCCGAGCCCGAGGTCGTGGAGCCCGCCGAGGCCGCCCCCGAGAACGAGCCCGAGGCCGCGTCCGAGGCGCCCGCAGGCGGGCCCGAGGGCGACGACGACGGGGACGACGGCGCGCGCCGCCGCCGTCGCCGGGGCCGTCGCGGCCGGGGCCGCGGCCGCGGTGCCGACGACGAGTCCGACGACGAGACCACCGACGGCGCCGAGTCCGGGGCCGACGACGACGCCTCCACCGGCGACGCCGAGGCCGACGAGGAGTCCGACGCCGACGGGTCCGGCGGGTCGTCCGAGGAGTCAGGCTCCGAGGACTCCGGGTCCGAGGACCAGGGTTCCGACGACCAGGGCTCCGACGAGGACGGCGACGACGAGCGCGCCTCCGGGTCGCGCCGCCGGCGTCGCCGCCGCCGTCGCGGATCGGGTGACGACGCGGGCGACGAGTCCGACCCGCCCGGCACCGTCACGCGCATCCGCGCCCCGCGCGAGCGTCCGGAGCGCTCCGAGCGCTCCGAGGACGTCGAGGGCGACGGCGTGCAGGGCGTCCGCGGGTCGACCCGCCTGGAGGCCAAGCGCCAGCGCCGCCGCGACGGCCGCGACGCCGGCCGCCGCCGCGTCCCGATCCTGTCCGAGGCCGAGTTCCTGGCGCGCCGCGAGGCCGTCGACCGGGTGATGGTCGCCCGCGAGCGCGGCGACCGCGTCGAGATCGGCGTCCTGGAGGACGGCGTCCTCGTCGAGCACTTCGTCGCCGGGCGCGACGGCGGCTCCATGGTCGGCAACATCTACCTCGGCCGCGTGCAGAACGTGCTGCCGTCGATGGAGGCCGCGTTCGTCGACATCGGCCGCGGCCGCAACGCCGTGCTCTACGCGGGCGAGGTCGACTGGGACGCCGCCGGTCTCGGCGGCAAGGCCCGGCGCATCGAGCAGGCCCTGAGCAGCGGCGACAGCGTCCTGGTGCAGGTCACCAAGGACCCGGTCGGGCACAAGGGCGCGCGCCTCACCACCCAGATCAGCCTGGCCGGCCGCTTCCTGGTCTACGTGCCCGGCGGCGGTGCGGCGGGGATCAGCCGCAAGCTGCCCGACGTCGAGCGCAAGCGGCTCAAGGACATGCTCAAGGAGATCGTCCCGCCGGAGGCCGGGGTGATCATCCGCACCGCGTCGGAGGGCGTCAGCCACGAGGCGCTGGAGCGCGACGTCCGCCGCCTGCAGGCGCAGTGGGAGGTCGTCGACGCCAAGGCGAAGGCCACCGGCCCGAGCAAGCCGAAGGCGCCCGTGCTGCTCTACGAGGAGCCCGACCTGCTGATCAAGGTCGTCCGCGACCAGTTCAACGAGGACTTCTCCAGCCTCGTGATCCAGGGCGACGACTCCTGGGACACGCTGCACAACTACATCGGCCACGTGGCGCCCGAGCTCGTCGACCGGATGCACCGGCACGTGGGCACGAAGGACGTCTTCGCCGAGTACCGCATCGACGAGCAGCTGCTCAAGGCGCTCGACCGCAAGGTCTGGCTGCCCTCGGGCGGCACGCTGGTGATCGACCGCACCGAGGCCATGACGGTCATCGACGTCAACACCGGCAAGTACACCGGCTCCGGGGGCAACCTCGAGGAGACGGTCACGCGCAACAACCTGGAGTCGGCCGAGGAGATCGTCCGCCAGCTCCGGCTGCGCGACATCGGCGGCATCATCGTCATCGACTTCATCGACATGGTGCTCGAGGCCAACCGCGACCTCGTGCTGCGGCGCCTCACCGAGTGCCTCTCGCGCGACCGCACGCGGCACCAGGTCGCCGAGGTCACCTCGCTGGGCCTGGTGCAGATGACGCGCAAGCGCGTCGGCGGCGGGCTGCTCGAGCACTTCTCGACCACCTGCGAGCACTGCCGCGGCCGCGGCGTCCTCATCGACGCCGACCCGGCGCCGGAGAAGGTCGACGCCGGGCGCGAGCAGCCCCGCCCGGGCGAGGGCCCCGCCCGTCGCTCCCGCGGGGGCCGCGGGCGCCGCGACGAGGAGCGCAACGGCACAGACCGCAACGGGCACGACCCGGTTCCCGCCGACAACGGCCGCAACGGGCACGCCCGCCACGGCGTGGCCGAGGTGGCGGCGGCGTCGGCCGGTGCGATCGCCGGTGCCGCGTCCACGGTCGCCGGGTCCACGGTCGCCGGGTCCACGGTCGCCGCGTCGTCGGCCACCGCCTCCCTGGACGTGGGCGCGCCCGCGGCCGCCCCGGAGCCCGAGACCACCGGCGTCGTCGCCGGGGGAGTCGAGGACGCCGTGGAGGAGGCCGTGGTGGAGCGGTCGGTGGCGCGGAGCGAGCCGGTGGCCGAGCCCGCCGTGGCCGAGCCCGCCGTGGCCGAGCCCGCCGTCGCCGAGCCCGCCGTGGCCGAGCCCGCCGTCGCCGAGCCCGTGCCGGTCGTTGCTGCGCCCGCGGCCGCCTCGCCCGCCCCGGCGGCGCTGACCGACGTCGACCCCGGCATCGGCGAAGAGGCCGGCCACCAGGCCCGGCCCGCCCGCCGCCGCGGCCGCGTCACCCGCACCGCGGGGGCCCCCACGGCCACCGCGGGCGACACCCCGGCCGCCGTGGTCCTCACGGTGCCGGCCACCCCGCCGAGCACGCCGTCGGCCACCTCGTCGAGCACCCCGGAGGCGGCCCCGGCCGCCGCCCCGGTGGCCGACCCGGCCCCGGCCCCGGTCGTGGACCCCGCGCTCGCCGCGGTGCCCCCGCAGCCGGAGCCCGCCCCCGCCACGACCCGGGTGCGCCGCACCCGGCGGACCGCGTCACGGCCGGCCGGACCGCCGCCCGCCGACGCGGGCACGACCGCGCAGACGGGTGGGGGAGACCCGGTTTGACCCCTGCGTGAGCCCTTCCGTACTCTGGGACCCCTGCGCCGCACTCCGTGCACCCTGCGAGTCGCGGCCCGCGGAGAGGTGACTCCCCGCTTCGTCCCCCGAGCTTCAGGAGCAGTGCGTCCATGTACGCGATCGTCAAGACCGGCGGCAAGCAGTACAAGGTGGCCGTCGACGACGTGCTCACCGTCGAGAAGATCGTCGGCAAGCCCGGCGCGGAGATCTCGTTCCCGGCCGTGCTCCTGGTCGACGGTGACGACGTCACCAGCGCCGCGGACGCGCTGGCCTCGGTGGCGGTGACGGCCACGGTCGTCGAGCACACCAAGGGCCCGAAGATCCGCATCCACAAGTTCAAGAACAAGACCGGGTACCACAAGCGTCAGGGGCACCGTCAGCCCCTGACGAAGGTCCAGGTCACCAAGATCTCGCGGTAACGACTAACTGCGCAGGGGAGACTAGTTCCATGGCACACAAGAAGGGTGCGTCCAGCTCCCGCAACGGCCGCGACTCGAACGCCCAGTACCTGGGCGTCAAGCGCTTCGGCGGCCAGGTCGTCAAGTCCGGCGAGATCCTGATCCGCCAGCGCGGCACCAAGTTCCACCCGGGCGTCAACGTCGGCCGGGGCGGCGACGACACGCTGTTCGCCCTCGCCGCGGGCGCCGTCGAGTTCGGCTACACGCGTGGCCGCAAGGTCATCAACATCGTGCCGGTCTCGGTCTGAGACCAGCACCACCACAGAGTTCCTGACGACGGCGGGCCGCCCTGGGGGTGGCCCGCCGTTCGTCTGTTGAAGGAGTAGGTCGATGTCGAGGTTCGTGGACCGCGTGGTGCTGCACGCCACGGCGGGGGCGGGCGGCAACGGCTGCGCCTCGGTGCACCGCGAGAAGTTCAAGCCGCTGGGCGGTCCCGACGGGGGCAACGGCGGGCGCGGCGGGTCGATCGTGCTCGTCGTCGACCCCGGCGTGCACACGCTGCTGGACTTCCACCACCGCCCGCACGCGATGGGGCGCAACGGCAAGCAGGGGCAGGGCGGGTTCAAGGCGGGCGCCAACGCCGAGGACGTCGAGATGCTCGTGCCCGACGGCACGGTCGTGTTCTCCGAGGACGGCGAGATCGTCGCCGACCTGGTGGGGCCCGGCACGCGGTTCGTCGCCGCCGAGGGCGGTCGCGGCGGGCTGGGCAACGCCGCGCTGGCCTCCGCCGCGCGCAAGGCGCCCGGCTTCGCCCTGCTCGGCGAGCCCGGCGAGCAGCGCGACCTCGTGCTGGAGCTGCGCTCGATGGCCGACGTCGGCCTGGTCGGGTTCCCGTCCGCGGGCAAGTCGTCCCTGGTCGCGGCGCTGTCGGCGGCCCGGCCGAAGATCGCCGACTACCCGTTCACCACGCTCGTCCCGCAGCTCGGGGTCGTCACCGCGGGCTCCGAGGTCTTCACCGTCGCCGACGTGCCCGGGCTCATCCCCGGCGCCTCGCAGGGCCGCGGCCTGGGCCTGGACTTCCTGCGTCACATCGAGCGCTGCTCGGTGCTCGTGCACGTCGTCGACTGCGCCACGTTCGAGCCCGGCCGCGACCCGGCCGCCGACGTGCAGGCGCTGGAGGACGAGCTCGCGCAGTACACGCCCGCGCTGGGCGGCGAGCTGTCCGACCGGCCCAGGCTGATCGCGCTCAACAAGATCGACGTCCCGGACGCCCGCGACATGGCCGACATCGTCGCCGCCGACCTGCACGAGCGCTTCGGCTGGCGCGTGTTCCCGATCTCCACGGCGAGCCACGCGGGCCTGCGCGAGCTGACGTTCGCGATGGCCGAGGAGGTCGCGGCGTTCCGCGCCGCCCAGCCGGTCGTCGAGGCCACCCGGATCGTGCTGCGGCCCACCGCCGTCGACGACGCCGGGTTCACGATCGAGCCCGACCCGGAGAACGAGGGCGGGTTCCTCGTGCTCGGCGCGCGGCCCGAGCGCTGGATCCGCCAGACGTCGTTCGACAACGACGAGGCCGTCGGCTACCTGGCCGACCGCCTCGCCCGCCTCGGCGTCGAGGACGCGCTGGCCCGGGCCGGGGCGCACCGCGGCTCGCCGGTCACGATCGGCGACGTCACGTTCGACTGGGAGCCGACCACCCCGGCCGGGGTCTCGGTCCTCATGTCCGGGCGCGGCACCGACCGGCGCCTGGAGACCGACGACCGCATCCCCGCCTCCGAGCGCAAGGTCGCCCGCAACGCGCGCCGCCTGCACCGCACCGACGCGGAGCTGGCCGAGGAGCGCGCCGAGGCGGAGGCGGCCGACGAGCGCGACCGCCTCGCCGCCGCCGAGCGCGAGGACGCCTGGGACGAGGGCGTCTGGGACGACGCCCGCCCGGCCGAGGCCGCCCCGCCCTCCACCCGATGACGGGCGCCGCGCCCGCGCCCCGGGCGCTGCTGGGCGCGGCGCGGCGGGTCGTCGTCAAGGTCGGGTCGTCGTCGCTGACGTCCCTGTCGGGCGGGCTCGACCCCGCCAGGCTCGACCGGCTCGTCGACGCCCTCGCCGCCCGCCGCGCGGCCGGCAGCCAGGTCGTGCTCGTCTCCTCCGGGGCCATCGCGGCCGGCCTCGCGCCGCTCGGGCTGACGAGGCGCCCCCGCGACCTCGCCACGCAGCAGGCCGCGGCCGCCGTCGGCCAGCTGCTGCTCGCGCAGGCCTACGCGGCGTCGTTCGCCCGGCACGGCCGCGCGATCGGGCAGGTGCTGCTCACCGCCGACGACATGATCCGGCGCGCGCACTACCGCAACGCCCAGCGCACGCTGGAGCGCCTGCTCGGGCTCGACGTGCTGCCGGTCGTCAACGAGAACGACACGGTGGCCACCGACGAGATCCGGGTGGGCGACAACGACCGCCTCGCCGCGCTGGTCGCGCACCTGATCGGCGCCGACGCGCTCGTCCTGCTCTCCGACGTCGACGGCCTCTACGACGGCGACCCCCGCCGCGCGGGGTCGGCGCTGATCCCCGAGGTCGGGGCGCCCGACGAGCTCGACGCGGTGCGGATCGCGGCCCCCGGGCAGGGCAGCCTGGGCCGCGGCGGGATGGCCACGAAGATCACCGCGGCGGCGATGGCGTCGGCGTCGGGGATCCCGGTGCTGCTGGCCGCGGCCGAGGACGTCGCCGACGCGCTCGATCCGGCGGGCCCGAAGGTGGGCACCGCGTTCCGGCCGTCGGGTCGGCGGATGTCGGCCCGGCGGTTCTGGCTGCGCCACGCCGCCGACGTCCGCGGGCGCCTGGACCTCGACGAGGGCGCGGTCGCCGCGGTGATCGGCAAGCGGCGCTCGCTGCTCGCGGCCGGCATCCACGGCACCTCCGGCGACTTCGTGGCGGGCGACGTCGTCGACCTCGTGGGGGCCGACGGCACGGTCGTCGCGCGCGGGGTGGTCGGGTTCGACGCCGCCGAGCTGCCCGCCCTGATCGGGCGCCGCAGCCGCGACCTGGCCCCCGAGCAGCGCCGGGAGGTCGTCCACGCCGACGACCTGGTGCCGCTCACCGGCCCCTAGGGACGCCGGGATGGGCCGTCCGGCCCTCCCGCGGCGGGTCCCGGCGTCGCTACCCTCTCCGGATGGGCGGGCCGACGGTCCGGCTGGCCGGGCCCGTCGAGGTGCTGCGGGACGGTGCTCCGGGTTCCGGGACGGCAGTGTGCGGTCGGAAGGCCCGCACACTGCTGGCGCTGCTCGCCGCCCGCGGGGGCGGGCCGGTTCCCGTCGACACGATCGTCGAGGTCCTCTGGCCGGCCGGCGCGCCGGCACGGCCACCCCGCGCGGTCGCCACGCTCGTGAGCCGGCTGCGGGCGGCGCTGGGGCCCGACGCGGTGCAGGGCGGCCCGCACGGCTACCGGCTGGGCCGCCCGCCCGCGATCCACGTCGACGTCGACGAGGCGGCGCGGCTCGTGGGCGAGTGCCGGACGCGCGGTGACCCGCGGCTGGCCGCCGCAGCCGGTCGCCGCGCCTGCGACCTGCTCGGCGACGGTCCGGCGCTGGCCGGCGAGCCGGACGCGGCGTGGGTCCGCGACGTCCGCACCGGCCACGGCGCCCTCCTGCGCGCGGCGCGCCACGCCACCGCGCGGGCGCTGCTCGAGGCCGCCGACCCCGTCGGCGCGGCCGGGATCGCCGCCGCGGCCGTCGCGGCCGACCGGTTCGACGAGACCGCGCACCGCCTGCTCATGGCCGCGCACCGCTCCGCGGGCGAGCCCGCGCGGGCGCTCGCGGAGTTCGAGAGGCTGCGAGCCGAGCTGGCCGAGGAGCTGGGCGTCGACCCCGCCCCGGAGACCCGCGCCCTGCACCTCGCCGTGCTGGCCGACGCCGGGCCGCCCGCCGCGCGCCCGGTCGCGGTGCCGACCTCCCGGCCGCTCCCGGGGCGGTCGGGCGAGATCGCCGCGCTGACCCGCGCCTGGGCGGCCGCCACCGGGGGCGAGGGCGGCGTCGTGCTGGTGGTCGGCGAGTGCGGCATCGGCAAGACGCGGCTGGTGGCCGAGGTCGAGGCCGTCGTGCGGGCCACCGGCGGGCAGGTCGTCGGCGCGCGGTGCTTCCGCAGCGAGCGCCGGATGTTCCTGCAGCCGCTGGTCGACGGGCTCGGGCCGGCGCTGGCGGGGCTGCCGGTGGCGCGGCTGCGGGAGCTGGCCGGCCCGCGGGCGGCCGCGCTCGCCGGGCTGTTCCCCGACCTCGCCGACGCGGTGGGCCCGGCCGCCGGCCCCGATCCGGCCGACGTCGCGGTGCGGCGGGCCTACGAGGTCGTGGCGGCGGCGCTGCGCGGCATGGCGGCGCTGCGGCCGACGCTGCTCGTGCTCGACGACCTGCACGACGCGGGCCCGGCGACCGTCGAGTTCCTGCACTTCCTGGCCCGGCACCGGGGCCGCTCGCGGCTGCTGGTCCTCGCCACGGTGCGCCCGGAGGAGGGCACGGCCGTCTGGGACGCCCTCGGGGGCCTCGTCGACCGGATCGACCTGGGCCCGCTGCCCGCCGAGGCGGTGGCGGTGCTGGCCGCGGACGCGGGGCAGGGCGCGCGGGCCCCGGAGGTGCTGCGCCGCACCCGCGGGCACACGCTGCTCGTCGTCGAGGAGCTGCGCCGCCGGGCCGCGGGGGAGCGCGGCGTGCCGGAGGTGGTGCGGGCCGTCGTGCTCGCGCGCGCCCGACGCCTCGGTGCCGGCGTCGAGGAGCTGCTGCGCGCGGGGGCGGTGCTCGGCGACGTCGTCGACCCCCTCGTCCTGGCCGGCGTGCTCGCCGTCGCCCCGCACGTCGCCGCGCGGAGGTGCCAGCGGGCCGCCGACGCGGGGCTGCTCGTGCCGGCCGGGCGCTCCTACGCGTTCGCGAACGAGGTCGTCCACGAGGTCCTGCGCGCCTCGACGCCCGTCGCGGTGCGGGCCGCCGACCACGCGTCCGTCCTCGCCGGGCCGCGCGCCGGGCCGGTGCGGCCACGCGAGGTTGCGGTCCGGCTGCGACAGCGGTGAAACACTCCGGCCGAGGGTGGCGCGCGGCGAGCGTGACCGGCGGGCCGTCCGCCCGGCGCGCCGCCCGGGAGGACGGGAGCGCCGGGATGGCCGTCGACGAGGGCAGGCTGATGGACCTGCTGGGCAAGTTCGTGGGGGACATGGGTGCGACGGCCGCCGCCGGGAACGTGGTCGTCGGGCATCGGCTCGGCCTCTACGCGGCCCTGGCTCAGGGTCCCGCCACGCCCGAGGAGTTCGCCGGGCGCACCGGGTGCCACCCGCGCTACCTCACCGAGTGGCTGCGCGGCCAGGCCGCCGGCGGCTACGTCGAGTACGACGCCGCCACCGGCGCGTTCTCGATGACCGAGGAGCAGGCCTTCGCCCTGACCGACCCGAACGGCCCGGTGTACCTGCCCGGGGCGTTCGTCCTGGCGCTGGCGATGCTCCGGTCGGAGCCGGCGATCACGCAGGCGTTCCGCACGGGCGAGGGCGTCGGCTGGCACGAGCACCACGAGGACCTTTTCATCGGCACCGAGCTGTTCTTCCGGCCCGGCTACCTGGCGAACCTGACGACGAACTGGCTGCCCGCCCTGGACGGCGTGGTGGACAAGCTCATCGACGGGGCCGCCGTCGCCGACATCGGCTGCGGCCTCGGGGCGTCGACGGTGCTCCTCGCGCAGGCCTACCCGCGCGCGCGGCTGGTCGGCTCCGACTACCACGGCCCGTCGATCGAGCGGGCGCGCAAGGCCGCGGCCGAGGCCGGTGTGGCGTCGCGCGTGGGCTTCGAGGAGGCGTCCGCGCAGACGTTCACCGGCACCGGCTACGACCTCGTCACCTCCTTCGACTGCCTGCACGACATGGGCGACCCGCTCGGTGCCGCGCAGCACGTGCGCGGGGCGCTGGCCGACGACGGCACCTGGATGGTGGTCGAGCCCGCGGCGGCCGACCGGCCCGAGGACAACATGAACCCGGTGGGCCGGCTGTACTACTCGGCGTCGACGTTCCTGTGCGTCCCCAACGGGCTGTCGCAGCCCGGCGGCTACGCGCTCGGCGCGCAGGCCGGCGAGGCCGCGATCCGCCAGGTCGCCACCGACGCGGGCTTCACCCGGTTCCGGCGCGCGGCCGAGACCCCCTTCAACCACGTCTACGAGATACGGCCCTAGCGGGTTGCGTGATCGGCGCGGAGCGGCAGACTCGGTGGGGTGCCCGCCGCCGAGGACGTCGCCCGCGCCGCTCTCGTCGATGCGCTGAGGGCGTCGGGCCGCATCCGCAGCCCGGCCGTCGAGGACGCGTTCCGGTCGGTGCCGCGGCACCTGTTCCTGCCCGACGCCACCGTCGAGACCGCCTACGCCGACGACGCGATCGCGGTGCAGCACGTCGAAGGGGTGGCGACCAGCTCGGCGTCGCAGCCGTCGATGGTGGCGATCATGCTGGAGCAGCTCGACCTGCGGCCGGGGATGCGCGTGCTCGAGATCGGCGCCGGCACGGGCTGGAACGCCGCGCTGATGGCGCGGATCGTCGGGCCGACCGGGTCGGTCACGACCGTCGACATCGACCCGCACCTCGTCGACTCCGCCGGCCGGCACCTCGCCGCGGCGGGCGTCACCGACGTGCGGCTGCGCAGCGGCGACGGGGTGCTGGGCGTCCCCGACGGCGCGCCCTACGACCGGATCGTGCTGACCGTCGGCAGCGACGACGTCTGGCCGGCCTGGGTGGAGCAGCTCGCGCCGGGCGGGCGGCTGCTGCTGCCGCTGGCCGTGCGCGGCACCCAGCTCTCGACCGCGCTGGACCTCGGCCCCGACGGCGTGCTGCGCAGCCACTCCGTGCGCAGCTGCGGGTTCATCCGGCTGCGGGGGATGGGCGCGGTCGACGAGGGGGCGGTCGAGGTGCCCGGGGTGGGGTCGCTGCTGGTGCCCTCCGACGGCCCGCGGGTGGACGCCGAGGCGGTGGCGGCGGTGCTGGCCGACCCCCGCGGAGCCTCCGGCCCGCCGGTCTCCCTGGGCCGCGCCGACCTGTGGGACGGGTTCGGGCTGTGGCTCGCGCTGACCGAGCCGGGTGCGGGGCGCCTGCTGCCGGCCGCCGAGCCGCCACCGGGTCTCGACTCGCCGGCACTGGTGCTGGTGGAGCCCGCGGGCGTGGCCGCCGTCGTGCCCGGGGCGGGGGCGCGGGTGCACGTGTTCGGGTCGGAGGGTGCCGAGGTGGGCCGGCGGCTGGGATCGGCGCTGCGGGCGTGGAGCGCGGCCGGCTCGCCGGGTGGACCGGACTGGAGGGTGGTGGTGGTGCCGGGGCTCGGCGATCCGCCGTCGGGTTCACGGGTCGTGCGGACGGCGCACAACCACCTGCTGCTGGAGCTGGCGCGGTAGCCCTGCGCCCCACTCCCTGTTGCAGCAAGGCCACCTTGATGACGTAAAGCGTCCACAAGGTGGCCTTGCTGCAAGTTCGGGCGGGGAGGGCTGCCGACGTCGAGTGCGTTCCGCGGGACGCAGTCGCCACGGAGCAGGTCGCGTTCCGCGGAACGCGAACCGACCGCGAACCGCACAGCACCGTCGCGGTGAGGACCGTGAGGTGCGGTGCGTGGTGATCGCCGCGGTGGTGGTCGTCGCCGGACGCACACCACGGCTGCTCGGACCCCCGTCAGGTGCGGTCGACGGTGATCACCGGGCCGGTGCTCGGCAGCCGTCATGCGGGAGGGATGCGCCGACCGCCGATCCGTGCGTTCTGCGGAACGCTGCCGACGCGGAGTGGATCGCGTTTCGCGGAACGCAGGCC contains these protein-coding regions:
- a CDS encoding AAA family ATPase, which gives rise to MGGPTVRLAGPVEVLRDGAPGSGTAVCGRKARTLLALLAARGGGPVPVDTIVEVLWPAGAPARPPRAVATLVSRLRAALGPDAVQGGPHGYRLGRPPAIHVDVDEAARLVGECRTRGDPRLAAAAGRRACDLLGDGPALAGEPDAAWVRDVRTGHGALLRAARHATARALLEAADPVGAAGIAAAAVAADRFDETAHRLLMAAHRSAGEPARALAEFERLRAELAEELGVDPAPETRALHLAVLADAGPPAARPVAVPTSRPLPGRSGEIAALTRAWAAATGGEGGVVLVVGECGIGKTRLVAEVEAVVRATGGQVVGARCFRSERRMFLQPLVDGLGPALAGLPVARLRELAGPRAAALAGLFPDLADAVGPAAGPDPADVAVRRAYEVVAAALRGMAALRPTLLVLDDLHDAGPATVEFLHFLARHRGRSRLLVLATVRPEEGTAVWDALGGLVDRIDLGPLPAEAVAVLAADAGQGARAPEVLRRTRGHTLLVVEELRRRAAGERGVPEVVRAVVLARARRLGAGVEELLRAGAVLGDVVDPLVLAGVLAVAPHVAARRCQRAADAGLLVPAGRSYAFANEVVHEVLRASTPVAVRAADHASVLAGPRAGPVRPREVAVRLRQR
- a CDS encoding class I SAM-dependent methyltransferase, whose translation is MAVDEGRLMDLLGKFVGDMGATAAAGNVVVGHRLGLYAALAQGPATPEEFAGRTGCHPRYLTEWLRGQAAGGYVEYDAATGAFSMTEEQAFALTDPNGPVYLPGAFVLALAMLRSEPAITQAFRTGEGVGWHEHHEDLFIGTELFFRPGYLANLTTNWLPALDGVVDKLIDGAAVADIGCGLGASTVLLAQAYPRARLVGSDYHGPSIERARKAAAEAGVASRVGFEEASAQTFTGTGYDLVTSFDCLHDMGDPLGAAQHVRGALADDGTWMVVEPAAADRPEDNMNPVGRLYYSASTFLCVPNGLSQPGGYALGAQAGEAAIRQVATDAGFTRFRRAAETPFNHVYEIRP
- a CDS encoding methyltransferase domain-containing protein; translation: MPAAEDVARAALVDALRASGRIRSPAVEDAFRSVPRHLFLPDATVETAYADDAIAVQHVEGVATSSASQPSMVAIMLEQLDLRPGMRVLEIGAGTGWNAALMARIVGPTGSVTTVDIDPHLVDSAGRHLAAAGVTDVRLRSGDGVLGVPDGAPYDRIVLTVGSDDVWPAWVEQLAPGGRLLLPLAVRGTQLSTALDLGPDGVLRSHSVRSCGFIRLRGMGAVDEGAVEVPGVGSLLVPSDGPRVDAEAVAAVLADPRGASGPPVSLGRADLWDGFGLWLALTEPGAGRLLPAAEPPPGLDSPALVLVEPAGVAAVVPGAGARVHVFGSEGAEVGRRLGSALRAWSAAGSPGGPDWRVVVVPGLGDPPSGSRVVRTAHNHLLLELAR